In the genome of Streptomyces aquilus, the window CAGGGCTTCGCACTGAAGCTGGACTCGGGCGAGTCGTTCGGCGCCCGTGCGGTCGTCGTCGCCACCGGGCTGTCGGGCCTCGCGCATCTGCCCCCGGAGCTGACCCTGCCCGACGGGCCCAGCCCGACCGGCCCCGTCTCCCACAGTTCCCAGCACCACGACCTCAGCCGCTTCTCCGGCCGTGAACTCATCGTCGTCGGGGCCGGTCAGTCCGCGTTGGAGACGGCGGCCCTCGCGGCGGAGGCCGGCGCCCAGGTCAGGGTCGTGGCGCGGGGCCGGGGCAGCGTCGCCTTCGGGGCCCCGCCCTGGAAGCAGCCCCGGCTGCGCCCGGAGTCCCCGTTCGGCCGCGCCTGGTCCCTGTGGGCGCTCAGCTACTACCCCCACCCCTACCGCCGCCTCCCGGCCGGGGCCCGCCACTACCTGGTGCGCCGCGTCCTCGGTCCACTCGGCGCCTGGTGGCTGCGCGACCGCTTCGAGGACAAGGTCCGGGTCAGCGAGGTCCGCCGCGTCCTCAAGGCCGACTCCGCGGACGGCCACCCGTCCCTGTCCGTCCTCACCCACACCGGCCGCACCGAGCGCCTGGCCGCCGACCACGTCATAGCCGCGACCGGCTACCGCGTCGACCTCGCGGCCATGGACTTCCTCGGCCCCGAACTGCGCACCCGACTCGCGGTGAGCCGCGGCGCGCCCAAGCTCGGCGCCGGATACGTCTCCTCGGTGCCGGGCCTGTACTTCACGGGCCTCCCGTCGGCGTCGTCGTACGGACCGGTGATGCGCTTCGTGTGCGGCACGGAGTTCGCCTCACCGCGGCTGGCGCGGCATCTGGCGGCGGCGCACGGGTAGGGCCGGGCGGCGGATCAGATCTCCCCGGACTCCCGCAGCCATGCCGTGAACTCCTCGATCAGTTCCGGCGGGTTGGCGCACTCCGTCGCGTGGGCCTCCCAGCCGGGGCACTCCATGTCGAAGACGACGACCGGCAGCGGGCGGCCGAGGGTCTTCTCGATCACGCCGTCGGCGTGGAGGTGGCGGGCGAGGTCGATGACGGCGTCGTGGAAGTGCCGGCGGAGGAGGTCGGTGCGGGCGCTCAGGTCGTCGTCGTCCAGGACCCGGTCGAGGTCGAACTCGCCGTCGTACCAGGCGCCGAGCCGCTTGACCTCCTCCTCGTACACCCGGCTGCCGACCGGGTCCTCGGGGATGTTGCCGAGCATCTCGAAGCCGTCGAGGAGCCAGTAGGCGTAGTTCCAGCGGACCTCGCCCTCGTCACCCGGGTACCTCTCGCGCTCGTACTGGCTCTCGGTGTTGTAGCCGATGGCCACGTACGGGTGGCGGTCGTCGCCGTCGATGCGCCAGATGCGGAAGGACAGAGCGTAGATCTCGGGCCTGAGCTGCTCGGGGAAGCGTTCGAGGATGCCGACCGCGGCGGTCCGCAGATGGTTCAGGAAGGTCTCCGGGTGATCGGTCATCTCGCGAGCATCTCACCCACCGACCGACGCAACCGGTGGTGTGCGGGCTCCCCTCCGACTCTCAACCGGAGCCGCCGTCAACTCCCAACCGGAGTCGCCGTCGACGGATGTGAAAGCTGCGGCCGTCCGGTTCGCGTCGAGTCGCCGGGGGATTCCATCCGTATTCTCTGATCATGGCCGCACCCACCGCATATTCACTCGTCGCCACTGACCTGGACGGGACCCTCCTCCGGGGCGACGACACGCTCTCCGACCGGTCGCTCGCCGCACTCGCGCGGGTGACGTCGGCCGGGGCCCGGCATCTGGTGGTGACCGGCCGACCGGCCCCGAGAGTGCGGCCGCTCCTCGACGACCTCGGCAGCACCGGACTCGCGGTGTGCGGGCAGGGCGCGCAGGTCTACGACGCCGGCGTGGACCGTCTGCTGTGGTCGGTCACCCTGGACCGGGAGTTGGCCGAGACCGCGCTCGGCAAGATCGAGGCCGAGGTGGGGCAGGTGTACGCGGCCGTGGACCAGGACGGGGTCGACGGGCTCACGCTCATCGAGCCGGGGTATCTGATGCCGCACCCGACGCTGCCCGCCGTGCGGGTGGGCCGCCGCGACGACCTGTGGTGCGAGCCGATCAGCAAGGTGCTGCTGCGCCACCCGGCCCTGACCGACGACGAGTTGGCGGCGACCGCGCGCGGAGTCGTCGGTTCCCTCGCCACGGTGACGATGTCGGGCCCCGGCACCGTCGAACTCCAGCCATGCGGCATCACCAAGGCGACGGGCCTCGCGCTGGCCGCCGAGTACCTCGGCCTGGGCCCGCGGGACACCCTCGCCTTCGGCGACATGCCCAACGACATCCCCATGTTCGACTGGGCGGCCCACGGCGTCGCGATGGCCAACGCCCACCCCGAACTCAAGGCCGTGGCCGACGAGGTGACCTTGTCGAACGAGGACGACGGCATCGCCGTCGTCCTCGAAAGACTCTTCCACTAGGCCCCTGCGGAAGGCTCTTCAACCAGCCCTCGGCGAAAGGCTGTTCAAGCAGTCCCCGACGAGAGACTGTTCAATCAGCCCTCGGCAGACCTCAGTACGCGCCGTACACGTTGTCGATCGAGCCGTACACCGCGGCCGCGTAGTTGCAGGCCGCGGTGATGTTCGCGACCGGGTCGTAGGAGTCCCACGACGTGCCGGCCACGTGGTACGCGTTGAACGTCGGGTCGATCACCTGGAGCAGGCCCTTGGAGGGCGTGCCCGCGGCGGCGTTGGAGTCCCAGTTGTTGATGGCGTAGGGGTTGCCCGAGGACTCGCGGATGACGTTGCGGTAGATGCCGTCGTAGGTGCCGGGAATGCCGTTCTGCGCCATGACCTGGAGCGAGGCGCGGATCCAGCCGTCGAGGGTGTCGGAGTAGCCGAGCGAGGTGGCGGTGACCGTGGTCGTGGTGGCCGCGGACGCGGTGGTCGCGCCGACGACGGGGAAGGCGAGTGCGGCGACGGCGGCACCGGTGACGGCGAGCTTGCGGGACAGACGCATGACGAAGTTCCTCTCCGGCGCCTGCGAGGTGAGCTGTCGGGTTCGGGCGGGAGCTGCCCGGCCATGCCGAAGAAGGCATGACTTCACCCCAAGCCGTACCGGCGCGTCCGAAGACGTCCGGCCCGGCGACTTACCTGGGTCCCCCGCTCCTGCCGTGAAGTTCTCTGGGTGAGGTGAGCGGTCTACGGGCGGCGGCAGGATTCGGCGTCCGCCCGGGCCCGGAACGTATGCGACTGCACATGTCCGAAACAAGTACCGGATTCACAGATCGCACCTGTTGACCTTGGTGTCCGGCTTGCGCGCCCCGGAATTCCGGGGTTTTCGGACAGGGTGAGGGCAGGGTGAAGTGAGCCAACTCACCGCGGAGAACGAGAACGGCAAATCGGGCAATCAACCCTCAACTGGCGGTTAACCGGCGGTCCGTGGAATCCGCTTCTCCCAGGTCCGGTGGAAGACCACCTCACCGCTCTCGGTGCAGATCACCTCGTTGGACGTCAGGAACTCGGTCGCCGCACAGGTGATCTCCGAGCGGGTGCGGACGGTGGTGTCCCAGCCCAGCTCCGGCCGGTGCAGCCGGATCGACCAGTCCGAACGGGCGCGGGCCGACAGCGGGTCCGCCTCCTGGATCGTGTACGTCTCCAGCGCGTCCTCGGTGAACTCCAGGCCGTCGGGGTAGAAGCGGGTGCCGCCGTAGCGCGGGTCGACCTCCAGCCGCCACTCGCCCTTGGCGACATCCCGCACGACCAGCCGCTCGGGGCGGGGCTCGTCGAGGGTGGCCGGGTAGTTCACGCCCAGGGGTTCCGACTGCTCGGGCTCGCCGAAGCCGATGCCGGTGTCCGAGTCCACGTCATGTGTCCTGACCGGCAGTTCGAGGAAGCTGCCCGCCGGGTCCAGTGTGAAGCCGGCGTCGGACTCGGGCTGCGGCCAGATCCACGGCCAGTACGCGGAGGAGACCGCGAGCCGGATGCGGTGCCCGGGCGGGAAGACATGCCCGATGCCGTTCAGCTCGAAGACGACCTCCCCGCTCGCCCCCGGCTCCCACGGCACCGCCCGGTCCCGCCCGTGCCGCGCCGACAGGTTCAGCACGCCCCGGGTGACCAGCGTCGACGACCCGTCCGGCGCCACATCGCACAACCGTGCGATCACCTGCCCGCGCGGCACCTCGCACGTCACCCGCAACCGCACCCGGGGCCGCCCCAGCACCCACGTCTCCTCACCCACCGCGAACTCGAAGCAGGCCGACCGGGCGTCCTCCTCCCGCTGGTCCGGCGGCAGGTCGGCGTCGTTCCCGAACGGGAAGAAACGCCCGGCGTCCACGCCCGTGTGCTGCGGGGAGCGGACGAGGACAGGGGCGCCCTGGAGGCCGTACGAGACCGTCGTGACGTGCGGGGAGGGCCAGGCCGGCTCGCCGACCCAGCGGCCCGGGAGCGTGTCGTAGACCGTGGCGGGGCGGTGGGAGTCGCTGACCCAGGACCGCAGCAGGGGTTCCCGCAGGACGCCGGTGTCGACGCCCTTGAGGTGCTGGTCCCACCAGCGCAGGGTCTCCTGGAGGAAGCCGATCGCCGGGCCCGGCGGCAGCCCGCGGTCGGGGTACTGGTGGGACCAGGGGCCGATCAGCCCGCGGACCCGGTCCGGCGGCAGGTGCTCGACCAGCCTGAGCACCGTGTCGCGGTAAGGGTCGTGCCAGCCGCCCACCGCCAGGACCGCCGCGTCGATCGCGCCGTAGTCCTCGCAGACACTGCCGTGCCGCCAGTAGGCGTCCCTGGTCTGGTGGTCCAGCCACGTGTGGATGAACGGATCGACGTGCTCCAGGCGCTTGAGCCACATGTCCCGCCAGGCCAGGCCCGCGTACCGCGGGTCCGGCGGCCGGGAGACGAAGGCCAGCATGGTCGCGGCCCAGGCGTGCATGTCGACGGCGAGGACGGAACCTCCCATGTAGTGCACGTCGTTGTCATAGCGGTCGTCCGTGGAGCAGACCGTGACGACCGCCTTGAGCGGCTCGGGTGCGAGGGCCGCGATCTGGAGGGAGTTGAAGCCGCCCCAGGAGATGCCGAACATGCCGACCTTGCCGTCGCACCAGGGCTGCGCCGCCAGCCAGTTGACCACCTCGACCCCGTCGGCCAGCTCCGTCGCCGAGTACTCGTCCGTCGGCAGACCGCCGCTGTTGCCGTGCCCGCGGACGTCGACGCGCACGGAGGCGTAGCCGTGGCCCGCGTACCAGGGATGGCGCTGGAAGTCGCGGGGCGCGGTCCAGTCGGTCAGGCGGTAGGGCAGGTATTCGAGCAGAGCGGGTACCGGTTCCTGGGTGAGTGGTCGCCACACGCGCGCGTACAGCTGTGTCCCGTCCGGGAGCGGGATGCGCAGGTCCTCGTGGGTCGTCTC includes:
- a CDS encoding FAD-dependent oxidoreductase — protein: MIRPVAVIGAGPYGLSTAAHLRARGIPVRVFGEPMVSWRDHMPAGMLLKSTPVASSLDAPQPGHGLVDYCDAVGIPRLVTDEDIIPVETFIAYGAWFQQKLVPELERVRVVSVDRDKSQGFALKLDSGESFGARAVVVATGLSGLAHLPPELTLPDGPSPTGPVSHSSQHHDLSRFSGRELIVVGAGQSALETAALAAEAGAQVRVVARGRGSVAFGAPPWKQPRLRPESPFGRAWSLWALSYYPHPYRRLPAGARHYLVRRVLGPLGAWWLRDRFEDKVRVSEVRRVLKADSADGHPSLSVLTHTGRTERLAADHVIAATGYRVDLAAMDFLGPELRTRLAVSRGAPKLGAGYVSSVPGLYFTGLPSASSYGPVMRFVCGTEFASPRLARHLAAAHG
- a CDS encoding CocE/NonD family hydrolase produces the protein MHIRTSFPYETTHEDLRIPLPDGTQLYARVWRPLTQEPVPALLEYLPYRLTDWTAPRDFQRHPWYAGHGYASVRVDVRGHGNSGGLPTDEYSATELADGVEVVNWLAAQPWCDGKVGMFGISWGGFNSLQIAALAPEPLKAVVTVCSTDDRYDNDVHYMGGSVLAVDMHAWAATMLAFVSRPPDPRYAGLAWRDMWLKRLEHVDPFIHTWLDHQTRDAYWRHGSVCEDYGAIDAAVLAVGGWHDPYRDTVLRLVEHLPPDRVRGLIGPWSHQYPDRGLPPGPAIGFLQETLRWWDQHLKGVDTGVLREPLLRSWVSDSHRPATVYDTLPGRWVGEPAWPSPHVTTVSYGLQGAPVLVRSPQHTGVDAGRFFPFGNDADLPPDQREEDARSACFEFAVGEETWVLGRPRVRLRVTCEVPRGQVIARLCDVAPDGSSTLVTRGVLNLSARHGRDRAVPWEPGASGEVVFELNGIGHVFPPGHRIRLAVSSAYWPWIWPQPESDAGFTLDPAGSFLELPVRTHDVDSDTGIGFGEPEQSEPLGVNYPATLDEPRPERLVVRDVAKGEWRLEVDPRYGGTRFYPDGLEFTEDALETYTIQEADPLSARARSDWSIRLHRPELGWDTTVRTRSEITCAATEFLTSNEVICTESGEVVFHRTWEKRIPRTAG
- a CDS encoding HAD family hydrolase, which translates into the protein MAAPTAYSLVATDLDGTLLRGDDTLSDRSLAALARVTSAGARHLVVTGRPAPRVRPLLDDLGSTGLAVCGQGAQVYDAGVDRLLWSVTLDRELAETALGKIEAEVGQVYAAVDQDGVDGLTLIEPGYLMPHPTLPAVRVGRRDDLWCEPISKVLLRHPALTDDELAATARGVVGSLATVTMSGPGTVELQPCGITKATGLALAAEYLGLGPRDTLAFGDMPNDIPMFDWAAHGVAMANAHPELKAVADEVTLSNEDDGIAVVLERLFH
- a CDS encoding transglycosylase SLT domain-containing protein — translated: MRLSRKLAVTGAAVAALAFPVVGATTASAATTTTVTATSLGYSDTLDGWIRASLQVMAQNGIPGTYDGIYRNVIRESSGNPYAINNWDSNAAAGTPSKGLLQVIDPTFNAYHVAGTSWDSYDPVANITAACNYAAAVYGSIDNVYGAY